The Zeugodacus cucurbitae isolate PBARC_wt_2022May chromosome 4, idZeuCucr1.2, whole genome shotgun sequence genome includes the window TTGTAGCTAAggcaaaaattaagtttaagcttgtgataaaaatcaatttatttgagTATACATATAACGCAGAAAACCTAATTTTCAAATAGTTATAAGTAGTAAAATAGATTTATTTTAGTCAACAATTATTGGCGTTAACTCATGAAATGAGTGCAGTCTAAATATCAGCTGTGCGTCGTTATATAATTCCACTTTTGTTGTTTCCGTTGCGTTGCATTACCTTTTCTACTTCCCCTTTCAGTTGAAATGTATATAACCTACTCAAAGACTTATTGACATATGGGGTTcatacacttatatacatatgtacgtatgtattcatatttaattttgttattttttaacaattgacCTTTTGTTAAAACTGGTGGATGTATGATTCGCAGATTACGGGTTTAATGGGTGCCTAAAGGTTTTTAACCAAATTCGAATAAGACTTTTTTTACCGTACTTTTGTTTTGattataaattgcatttatttgctgTTCTGGTTGGAAATGGTGGCAAATTATTGTTGGGCATTGGTTGTTGGTACGAGTATGTGTTGATGTAATTCGTGTAATACGTAGGAGAATCCGACTGCTTCACtgattagtattttttttcaagGGACGTAGGGTGGGACTGTTTCTGAATGCTCGACTGACTGGTTACGTACGTATGGATCGGCTGATTGTGATTCTCAATTAACTTAGTTCTCAGCTgagtttgcttttatttatcagCTTGTTGTATACATACACAATAACAACTGCGTATTTTGTTTAGAATATCAATGCACGAGCATagagtaagtaaaaaaatacatacatttatatatacatatgcttctATATACAGCTCATGTATGTAGCTTTTATCTTATGTAAACAGTTTTTCGGTAATCACAGACTTTTTGGTATCTTTGTGACCTGTGATGCAGGGTCTTATACACATTTCAGACTTGACCTTTagttttctacatatttttgtttctttttaacatacatatgtatataaaacttttgagtatacatatatgtacattgttAGTGCAGGTAGTTACCGTCATATTGCACTCCTGATAAATAGTTGATATTTTCGTTGTTCATAGTTCTGATTGGCTATAtgatcatacatatacatatgtacatatcaatataatgtacatatgcaaCTGTGTTAATTTGTCttatattttgaatatgaaaGTTAGTGATGACTTCGTCGGTGGAAGCGTAATAGTTTTGGTGTAACTGGTTTGAATAGAAATGCCAGCAGCGAATATATAGCAAAAGAGgggagaatataaaataaaacgtaatatatgaaatattctaTTCAATACATTGCTTTCGCCCTTGGttatgtgaagtgaaaaatgcaTTCACTGATGTTAGCCCATGTGGCCGttttacatgtgtacatatacacatacttttgtacatacatatgtatgtatgtatgtacgtatgtctaCGGCGCAGTTAAGTTCCAACTATTGCGTCTTTTTATTTTCAGTGGTGGATTTAATTCTGCATCtacttatatgtttgtatgtatgtatgtgttaaacTACTgtttatgtacaaatgtatgaatAAAGAAATGTGGGTTTTAGAAGGTATTTACAtccaaaaatctatttaaacaaatacaacagtcatatgtatatatttagatttGTAGAAAAAGGtgtatatttttagcttaaatacGCTATTATTCAGACTGTAAAAGGATCATTTAGAATCCAGCTGATTTTCTAATCAGTTCTTCTTATCaccatattaattattaatctcTATATAGTCTACATAATCAGCATAAGGTTTTTGaagtcatttaattttcaaattttaatttctgtttaTGTTCACTCTCAATTTGTTATTCTCAGTGTTCTATTAGCAGCGACAAATCGTTTGTTGGCTGAACGTTTCTTTGTCATCATCGTGACGTTCTGATGCATTCtattcctacatacatatatgcatagtgTAAATACGTAAATGAACTCATAATACCtagtatttttttaagtcttctAGTGTCAGttgaattaaatatgtatattatattaatatattttttcttgctaACCTAAAGGGATGCATAAAACTATTagttgatatatttatttatttacgtatgtacatacatacttacacattTACAACATTGACTCCTACAAAGTTGTGTGGATATTGATTACGATCTGCGTGCGCATATGTACACAGCCATGCgttgtatttgtttataaatacacacaattttatatatgtgtatgtatgtatgtatgtatgtgattattattatttttctttgatgCGAAGCAAGTGCAAAAAGTCAGCTGTTTCTGACATTCAAGGGAATACACACCATTGCACACAAGCCTAGAAGCGCATGCACACAGAGGCAATGTGTGATTTTGTTTTGAACTGGCCCAATGCGAATTCATTCACAAATGCTAATGATACAttcgtatatttattaaaacaaatagatAATACTTTTAAGTATGAATAtttcaaatagattttatttagtttttgcaAATTCAAAGTGTTCCACAAATTTGGTTCCGAAAGTTTATTCTTACAATTGTCTTGTAAATGTGGAAGCACTTGGACCATAGTTAACTTTTGCATATGTAGATatagatacacatacatacatgtaaatatatgcatgtatagaTACGGTGTACAATGGGCATGGTATAAGTTACAAGTTGTCGTCTAACGGCAGCAATTGGTAAACAAAATCCAACCGACTGAACTACCAGAATTCACAACAATCATTGTTAGTCAGCTGAACTAATAAGAAAAAACAGGTTTTACAGGTTGTTATTGTGAAAGCTTTTGTTGTAAACGCTACAACtttgtgttattgttttcaTGAGTTATCCATATGTatttaagtgcatacatatACTACCTGGGTCAATTTTCCTCGCCATTACACATCGTTTCTGCTAAGATTTATTATTTCAAGGTGATTTTTAGCCCCTTTCTGCATTCTTTGAGCTGCTTAATATGAAATGACCATTCACTACGATCACCTCGCTGGCATTAACAAATTTGTACATTCGATTTTAGAGAATAGAGATATTTAGATGTTAGATGTAGCTTAAGCTGCTATTAAACTGATGTCTAATGTAAATGTGCTgcagtaaaattaattaattcaggATTGAATCATTctaaaattgttgtaaatactAATTATTTTGCTTCTGTCTAGTTGAATCACGGACACTTTCATTACAGGCATTTCTAGTTATAAactagaaattatatttttttttaattaatgctgGCTGTTGACTTTATAGTAAcctaaattatatgaaagaatGAACATTTGAATACGCTAGCACTTCGAATCAAATATGACGATGTTCTCAGTAACGCAGCTTCATCATACATCTCCATACAAtttactataatattttattatttttatgatacGGGCGGATTTAATTTTCTGTCTGTATATTGATTATGATGCTGATAACGATAGCTACTCTATGGTCATGGTCATTGAATAGACATTGCAACgcagaaataaattcaattaaatgcaattGTGGCGATGTAAATAAGAGCTGTATGTGTGAATGCATTATTAACAATATGGGAATGTGTGAGATATTTGTAGGTATATAGTAAGTGAATGTAAGTAAATACCAtagacacatatgtacatatgtatgagatgCAATGAAGATCGTAAACaaagaaattgttaattttCACACAGTCAATTTTCACTCATCCTCCGTTGTTCTATAGCGATCGTGTCAGCCATATGTAGCCACTACACCCAATTTTCTAGCAACTTTAGATAATGCATTTTAACAGATATTTGTGGGAATcagaatttgttttcattttgaatattttttcaaatatattttgccTTAGTCGATGACATTTTCcctaatttaaaaatagatgCAAACGGATAGATACTTCCTAGCACATATTGGGAGTTCAACCCTAAAGCGAGAGGCACttcatgtgtatatattttggtGTCTACGCGTTAGTGTTCTATTGTATATTTCGTGGTtgctaaaaataattgaaatagcaGCATTGTTAAATTGTATACACGCGTACATATAATAGGAATGCAGCATATTTTCTTAAGTTTAATAGCAAGAGTGTATTTTTATTAACCTCTTAGTAAACGCAGAATTTTCGGTAGTTCAATGGATAGTCATTTGTTGAAAAATTCTCGCTCTTTGTTCACTTTGTAAATTTCGTTATTATGCGTTTTCTTTTGTATATTCGCtcttgaaaaaatattcttcgcATATGATCCACTCTTAGCTGATCGCTTTATTCACATAATTCCAACATTTactagtattttatttaaatgaatccATTGAATCATATAACATAGGCACATACTATAtcgacatgtatgtatgtatgtacatcgcAAAATTGCTTAAGAAAAGAAGCAATGCCAATGTGAGAATGCTAGGgactcaataaaattttcacatttgaaTGTTGATTCTTATACACCGATCCTTAAGACAATTTTCGAAATGTAGAATAAAAACCCAATGGAAATAATAAATCGATATATGatggttttaaataatttttttttttacaaatttacacaattttaatcGTGAAAAATTACATAACCTCTTAAAACACAGACAATTAAGCCGTAAGATGGCATTAAAAAAGTTTACTAGCAAATAACGAACGACTGGTTTGAGATTTTTCGcaaattacgaaaattaaaaaaaaaaatggttgagAAAGTTTACAAAATCCTGAAAATATTACACTgctttgcaaattaaaaatttttaaatagtggTTAGAATACCAAACtcggtttattaaaaaaatagatcgTTTGGCATTcggtttattattaaaaaaattaaaatcggttTTCATCCGTCAAATTAATCTAATTATTAgttgttattacttttttaactaacataatgtataatttatagttttatataaaaatcgttCTTTagagtatttcaacctaatttttagtgattttgcTTTCATTCTCTCAGTTTACTGACTTTTATGTTTTCcactgattttaattaaatacacacatcactttttaaatataattttaaattattattattaattgaataattggAATACTATCGTGTGCtttaaaattctaatattatgttttcattagttttatttagttaatttacACCAATAGCCCATTTATCAATTAGATAATTAATACAAATTGacgaataaaattatttatatagataCCTATGATTATGAGTACCTATATGGtacaaatgtataaatgtaCCATTTtgtaaatgcaaacaaaatgttttaaataaaaacaaacatgtaATCAATAACTATGCAATAAGTGATGAAATAGACAAAAATCTGTGAATATGTTGTAATTgtaccaacacatacatatatgcattaaactTCCATTTTGTTGTCACTATTTTAGTAAGTAAAAGtgcgaatttgaaaaaaaaaataataacacagaaaatgaaaaaaaaccaaaacgaaaaaaataaacatatatggtatatataaagaaataaatgaatgacAACAATAGCAAGCTTTCGCCTATGAAACgtatttattgtataatactagaaaatatcgacaagttaaatcaataaaaaagttCACAATATAGATTGAAAACCAAAACAATgcgcttgtttttatttaaaagaaaaatatagaaaaaacggCTTACCTATTCACATAGCCACCGAACAGTCATTTCCACAATTTCCACATAATATTATCCTCATTACTGAAATATGCCGTCATATACACTCACTCTTCATTTAATTTCttcacataaacaatatttttcatacaagtcaaacaattaatttttttctcccaCGCACTTACCCAAATTCACTTTTGCCCTAACATTTCATGCATTAAATTTCCCATCCTGCTATTATTCATATACACCTAGGTTGTCCAGCTGAACATTTACTGCTGCCTGTTACTGCAAAAACCACCACTCTTGTGTAGACGCAATTTAAAGTGATTCCGGCTCGCATCCTCTCATGTGCTATGGAACAGCTTTGAATACGTTCTACTTCAATTGTGGTatttctaacagtaatatgttgTGTCAGCCTCACATTTCACCATGctattataaaattgttcaaatcgtCAAAGATTTCAAACTAATagattcttttttttctttttcccgTTTACAGGATTTCACttgtttattcataaataaaattatacatacacaaaatttacaaacaaataattatttattaactcaTTTGGCATTTTCTTGAAATTCTAACTATTTACCACTTACCATTCTCATTACAGTGTCAAATGGGACATTTAATGTGTGCAGcttgttttacacatttactcGCAGATGGACGGTATgacatatacataaaatatatatacatgcatatatatatatatatttataccaatatttaccaaatataactcaaattttcaTTGATAAAATGTTCATTAAGCAAATATGACAGTATCCTTTTCATTTCCAgctaattaattgaaatgttatattttttaaaattctgtttattttatatttgtacaaaTTGCAACAGCTTGCGTGATCAAATTGCCACTTGTCCAAATTGTCGTGTGGAGATTTCGAAGAGCACAGCATCGCGTAATTTGGCCGTGGAGAAAGCCGCCTCTGAGTTGCCCAGCGAATGTCAAGTATTTAAAACTCTTCCAAATATATCTGCACACGtgcatatatataatagaagaacattttaaaactatcattctatatttttttaagttttgcaaCAAAGAGTTCCCGTACAAGTCGCTTGATCGCCACGAACAATATGAATGCCAAGAACGACCAACGAATTGCAAATATTCACGAATTGGTTGCCAATGGCGCGGACCGAATCATGaaagtacgtacatacatacatagttatttaaaataatttgtatttacattctATTTGCTTGGATATGTAGCTAACGAACATGAGCGCAACTGCTTGCATCCCACCAAATCTGGTTATGAAGTAATGGCTGCACTGGAAGCACATGACGCCAGAATTAAAGAggaaaagaaaatgtttaatacATTAATCGATTTGTTgagttatgaaaaaattatatttaacggtAATTAATATCTTCGAACTAATGCTAAATTTTCCTTCaaataatggcaacaaaaatattgtattgttatttttattttgctgtatttacctaaaatatatatatttttggcagaTTTGCAAATGAAACCGTATCGTACCGATGAATATGTACACAAATTGTTTTATGAGACAGCTAGATTTACGGCATTCAACCAGCAGTGGGTGGTGAAGGCTCGCATTAATAATAGCCAACGTGATCCACATCAATCCAATGAGCGTACGATAACTTATCAGGTAACTCATTGCACGCAATTTTGCTATGTATTGcttaaatagttgtaaataaaatgaaataattttctcatttatagcttatattgaaaacaaaaaccagCACACCAATGAGTATTCACTTCTTTGCTTTAAAAGGACCGTTTTCTGATATGAAAGTGTCCACTCAAATTTACAAACATGAATTCACGGACCAAGTAAGTAGAACTCATTTAGACTAATATGaagtcgtaattttttttttcaagaccaTATCTTTATTAGCTTAAAATGTTCGTAGCTTCTAACGCGTTCATAACGTAAATTGTCTCAACATTCAATTATTGGATACACATTACTCATTCAAAAACCTCGCTTTTTACCAATTTCTTCCAgagaatttatgtaaataaaaaacttttagagAAACTTTAAGAAAAATAGACTTTAATTGCATTAATCAATCATGTAAACAATCTCTGTCAATAGACAATTTCTCCCATCCCAGGGAATATACAATTTGTATAATTATAGTTTGCAACACAGCTTACTATCTGAATCAACCAGACCTCGACAATATCTTCGGGGAAgacacaattttattattattataagaaattacgaaattgattttttttatatacaacaagttcttaattttcctaatttacCTCCACAGAGCAGCGAAAGTGATTACTATATACTGCCACTGCCGGATAGCTCCGAATGCAATAGGCTCTTATCAAACAAAGGAATCAATTTCCGGTAagttcttatatacatatgaatgcatAAACTGTTGTTTTCAATcggttaataatttgttttctcTTTGCAGCCTTCTGatgtttttacttaataaataaatgttttattggTCTATTTATAATTGCAAGAGAatgatatatagatatatatatttttcaattaaaacttcaataattattcataGTTTAAGTTATGatttacatatacttacatacataagtcGTTTGTAATgcttaataatttctttaagtactcaTCGGTGCATAGGGGTTAATATGAATTGGCGAAGCACGTTTCCATTTGTGTTAAACTTTCGATCTATTGGTTTtatactgcatacatatatattcatatatataagtatgtacgtaTTCACGCATGTATAACACACTTATCTAAAAGTTAGTTTCTTTAAAAACctatacattaaaattataaatacgttTTAAGTAAAAAGTGAAGTtgatatttacacatacatacaaaacaatTGGACAACATTTAAACACTCGTTTAAAAGAATGTTAATATGATAACGAACATGGCTAAAAAAACTTCATAACAAATTGGCAGCTTACACGGGATTTATTTGGCGTGAACTCAAAGATCAAATGAGAAGTACAATGTCTCAACGGATATCCCGTTCAATATGCCTTTACAAGCCATCTTATATgacaattaaattgtatttcactataaaaatgtattacaatatttttaaagtgtaatattaaatttaaatttaaaatttttccaaacactacacatgtttttgtaattctttacgaaaaatacatacattagttaattttcaacaattcaTAATATACTTACAACTTTCAAATACACTAAACACAATTCTCGCTGTCatttgattcaattataaacataaatggggtaacattatatatttctaaggatctcaaacataaaacaaaaatataaaacattaaaatcagAATATAAGAAATAATACCTATAATGtataattgcaaatattaatctattaataaagtaaatagcaaaacaaatatGTCGATGTaccaaataaaacattaattcatacatacataaacacacacatgaaATGAATATTGATATTCTCACTTTCGTCTCGtataacatttacatacatacctacatatatacatagataaatgTACTGTAGATTGTACACTACAGCGCTtacattataaattaataaataaatgtattacatacaaatttactttttaatgcTTCTATTAAATCAATAAGGATTACCGTGTCTAAAAGTCACATCACTGTA containing:
- the LOC105213284 gene encoding zinc finger TRAF-type-containing protein 1 homolog, with product MADVESSAVVQQPPSNANSMNLNSIPLLASAELLSESSSAQVSLQQQQSQPIAGALGGGNGGTAGTSSNSVSNASSMAMDVATSENTSLVNSGVIGSGVVGGGNSSSVGGGKMDTGEPPAKKQMLDHPSTSSGSGNSASQHEKLEYRLGGILCCAVCLDLPKTAMYQCQMGHLMCAACFTHLLADGRLRDQIATCPNCRVEISKSTASRNLAVEKAASELPSECQFCNKEFPYKSLDRHEQYECQERPTNCKYSRIGCQWRGPNHETNEHERNCLHPTKSGYEVMAALEAHDARIKEEKKMFNTLIDLLSYEKIIFNDLQMKPYRTDEYVHKLFYETARFTAFNQQWVVKARINNSQRDPHQSNERTITYQLILKTKTSTPMSIHFFALKGPFSDMKVSTQIYKHEFTDQSSESDYYILPLPDSSECNRLLSNKGINFRLLMFLLNK